One genomic segment of Ancylobacter sp. IITR112 includes these proteins:
- a CDS encoding urease accessory protein UreF — MSEAPVALPGASPDLLALFVWLSPAYPVGAFAYSHGLEWAVETQEVSDLASLTHWVDDLLRHGGPFADAVLLAHAFEASREGDDARLREVLELAAAFAPSRERQMETLNQGDAFLAATRAAWPAPLLERLPALWDGRVAYPAAVGLAAAAHGLPLAATTSAFLNAVAANLISAAVRLVPLGQTDGNRALAAATQTVREVAPLVDGVPLDQLGGAALKSDIASMRHETQYTRLFRS, encoded by the coding sequence ATGAGCGAGGCACCTGTGGCGCTCCCTGGCGCCTCGCCCGATCTCCTGGCCTTGTTCGTCTGGCTGTCTCCGGCTTATCCCGTGGGGGCGTTCGCCTATTCGCACGGTCTCGAATGGGCGGTGGAGACGCAGGAAGTCTCCGATCTCGCCTCGCTTACGCACTGGGTTGACGATCTGCTGCGCCATGGCGGGCCCTTTGCCGACGCCGTCCTGCTGGCTCACGCCTTTGAAGCGTCGCGGGAGGGCGACGACGCACGGCTGCGCGAGGTGCTGGAACTCGCCGCCGCCTTCGCCCCCTCGCGCGAACGGCAGATGGAAACGCTGAACCAGGGCGACGCCTTTCTCGCCGCCACCCGCGCCGCGTGGCCGGCGCCGCTGCTGGAGCGGTTGCCCGCACTCTGGGACGGGCGTGTCGCCTATCCCGCAGCTGTGGGCCTCGCGGCGGCGGCGCATGGGCTTCCTCTCGCGGCCACGACTTCCGCCTTCCTCAACGCCGTCGCAGCGAACCTCATCTCTGCCGCCGTGAGGCTCGTGCCGCTCGGCCAGACCGACGGCAACCGGGCGCTGGCGGCGGCGACGCAGACGGTGCGTGAGGTGGCGCCGCTGGTCGACGGAGTGCCGCTCGACCAACTCGGCGGGGCGGCGCTCAAATCCGATATCGCGTCGATGCGTCACGAGACGCAGTACACGCGGCTGTTCCGAAGTTGA
- the ureG gene encoding urease accessory protein UreG encodes MASDTSGPLRVGIGGPVGSGKTALMEALCRTFRERYDLAAITNDIYTKEDAEILTRAGALPAERIMGVETGGCPHTAIREDASANLAAIAEMRARFPRLDLILIESGGDNLAATFSPELADLTIYVIDVSAGEKIPRKGGPGITRSDLLVINKVDLAPLVGASLDVMDRDSRRMRGRRPFVFANVRAGDGVAEVARFIEQAGGLVAAATGAAGTAVPA; translated from the coding sequence ATGGCGAGCGACACGAGCGGCCCGCTGCGGGTCGGCATTGGCGGGCCGGTCGGTTCGGGCAAGACCGCGCTGATGGAAGCGCTGTGCCGGACTTTCCGCGAGCGCTACGACCTCGCTGCCATCACCAACGACATCTACACCAAGGAGGATGCGGAAATACTCACCCGCGCCGGCGCGCTTCCCGCCGAGCGCATCATGGGCGTGGAGACGGGCGGCTGCCCCCACACCGCCATCCGCGAGGATGCCTCCGCGAACCTCGCCGCTATCGCCGAGATGCGGGCGCGCTTCCCTCGGCTCGACCTGATCCTCATCGAATCCGGTGGCGACAATCTCGCCGCGACCTTTTCGCCTGAACTTGCGGACCTCACCATTTATGTGATCGACGTGTCTGCCGGGGAGAAGATCCCGCGCAAGGGGGGGCCAGGCATCACCCGTTCTGATCTCCTCGTCATCAACAAGGTGGATCTGGCGCCGCTGGTCGGCGCTTCGCTTGATGTGATGGACCGGGATTCGCGACGCATGCGCGGGCGGCGTCCCTTTGTGTTCGCCAATGTGCGCGCCGGTGACGGCGTCGCCGAGGTCGCGCGCTTCATCGAGCAGGCCGGCGGCCTCGTTGCCGCGGCAACCGGCGCGGCAGGGACTGCTGTGCCAGCCTGA